A stretch of DNA from Lotus japonicus ecotype B-129 chromosome 4, LjGifu_v1.2:
CAAACAAAGGAGCAACGTGTGCTAGCGAATGCTCTGAAAAATCTATTCTGGTTTCTTCCTCTTCAGGTGAGTTTGTGAAGCGAAGCATAGTCAATGCTCTTGCAATTGCATGCCATTGCCCCTCAACACTGAATACATAGCCATGGATTCTATGCTTGTTGGATCTTCAACCACCACTGGTATCTCAATCTGGGTTTTCTAATTTGCTTCCATTTTTCATTGCATTATTGTTTGATTGCTGATTATTAACACGATAATCTATTGCCAGTGGTAGGTGGAAATCGCTGGCAGACCAAAAATTGCATCAACAATCACACTGAAAGTGGGTCTCTCATTTCACTACTGCATTTAGCTAATCATTTCATTGTGGATTGATTCAACAATTTCACTATTGTTTGTATTACTTGTATTGTACTGACACTCACCATTTGGTGTTTTTCTAGGTTCTAATGCACCAAGAGCTTCTTGGCTCAAATGGAATATTCCAAAAGAATACAACCTTTTGAGGCTCCGGCGGCTGAGTCTGAACCATCAGTCCAAAGGCATTGGAGGAGGGTCTATGTATCAAGAATGCAATAGGAAATATGTTGTGAAAGCAGCCCCTGGAAAATCTTTTGAATCTGAACCTGATGCTTTAGATCCCAAAGATGTTTTGGGCAGTGTCAAAAATTCCTTGGATGCTTTCTACAGGTTTTCTAGGCCACACACAGTTATTGGCACAGTTAAGTTCAATCTATTCTAGAGTTACTTTCAGAACTAATCCTcaattgttaatttgttatgGTTAATTAAAACTTATACAAATTAGCTGTGTGAACCACTTTTTTGGATAATCATGATGTTCTGAATGATTTAAAAGGGCCAATTTTATCTTTGTTTGGGCAGGCATTGAGCATAATTTCTGTGTCTCTCCTTGCAGTGGAGAGATTATCAGATGTATCTCCACTATTTTTTACTGGTCTGTTAGAGGTGAGACCCtaaatatgttatttttcttTGAGTAGCCATTGCTTTCCTCTCTTCTACTAGATTCTTTAATACTTTTTGGGCTTTTGGTGTTTCAGGCTGTGGTAGCTGCCCTGTTTATGAATATCTACATTGTTGGTCTGAATCAATTGTCTGATGTTGAAATAGACAAGGTATGAAACTTGCTATTTCTATGTAACACATATGAACTATTTTTTGTGTCATTTGATCATCTGAATTGTTCcagtaaaaaaaaagttgtctCATTTATCTAAAGTTTGATATTCAGAAACATATAAACATATACAGACTAGGTGTATACAAGAGTCTTTGCTAACACACAACAATTTGACTAGTTTATATTATTCTGACCACCAAACTCTGGTTTATATATTAGTTTATCAAGCTTGCCCAGTTATTGTAGCCTCTGATGTGGTCAAGAAAGCATGCAACCTTATAATTTACAATATTTTCTGGGGAACTTCCTTATGGGTTGTCTTATTATTGATCTGTGCCACATGTTTTACTGCAGATAACTTCCTTATGGGTTGTCTTATTATTGATCTGTGCCACATGTTTTACTGCAGATAAACAAGCCATATCTTCCATTGGCATCTGGGGAATATTCCTTTAACACTGGTGTCATTATTGTTGCATCTTTTTCAATTCTGGTGATATAGATTCATCCATTATACTTTTCGAGATGAACCTAATTGACAGCGTAGAAAGAGGCTTATTGTTTATGCTCTTTTACAGAGTTTTTGGCTTGGCTGGGTTGTTGGTTCATGGCCATTGTTCTGGGCTCTTTTCATCAGTTTTATGCTAGGAACTGCTTATTCAATCGATGTGAGTTCTTTTGGATTGCATATAAACTTTCTTTCACCCCTCATATTATTTAAGACATAATCATGTAACAGTTATGATACAATGtcttcatttaaaaaatttacatgAGCAGAATCATACTTGTTCAGGACTCAGCAGGGTACATGTATTGTAAAATCTCATGGCATTAAATGTGAAGTAATAtcctttccttttatttttccttGTAGGTAGAAAACTAATTGAGTTGAAGGTGTGATTTAAGAGTACATAATGTGTTACACTAGGATGTAATAGGTTTGTTATAACGTGAGATTCATATTTTAGCAATA
This window harbors:
- the LOC130710157 gene encoding homogentisate phytyltransferase 1, chloroplastic, which translates into the protein MPLPLNTEYIAMDSMLVGSSTTTVVGGNRWQTKNCINNHTESSNAPRASWLKWNIPKEYNLLRLRRLSLNHQSKGIGGGSMYQECNRKYVVKAAPGKSFESEPDALDPKDVLGSVKNSLDAFYRFSRPHTVIGTALSIISVSLLAVERLSDVSPLFFTGLLEAVVAALFMNIYIVGLNQLSDVEIDKINKPYLPLASGEYSFNTGVIIVASFSILSFWLGWVVGSWPLFWALFISFMLGTAYSIDVPWLRWKRFAVVAAMCILAVRAVIVQLAFFLHMQTFVFKRPALFSRPLIFATAFMSFFSVVIALFKDIPDIDGDKIFGIQSFSVRLGQKRVFWICVALLEMAYGVALVVGAASPCLWSKIVTGLGHAVLAAILFYRAKSVDLRSKASITSFYMFIWKLFYAEYLLIPLVR